A genomic segment from Armatimonadota bacterium encodes:
- the fmt gene encoding methionyl-tRNA formyltransferase: MTPLPIRTVFFGTPEFAVPSLQVLLETCSVVAVVTQPDRPRGRGRVLAAPPVARAARERGLPVLQPARLKSPEVVEQLRSLHPDLIVTAAYGKIIPKEILDLPPLGAINVHPSLLPKHRGASPISAAILHGETTTGVTILFQSMELDAGDIILQRVVPIAPEDTARTLEAKLAAVGAEALAEALRLIAEGRAPRIPQDHALASYAGKLEKVHGRIDWTRPAHELVSLVRAMDPWPSAYTWHRGRLLKVWRAQAEPGKGAPGTVVEIRRGDGFTVGTGAGLLLILEVQPESGRRMSAGEFARGARLRVGEVLAMSPPGRPGSAELL, translated from the coding sequence CTGTTCGGTCGTCGCGGTCGTTACCCAACCGGATCGCCCCCGGGGACGGGGTCGGGTCCTGGCCGCTCCGCCGGTGGCCCGAGCGGCCCGCGAGCGGGGCCTTCCCGTCCTGCAACCCGCCCGGCTCAAATCTCCCGAAGTCGTCGAGCAGCTCCGCTCGCTGCACCCGGACCTCATCGTCACCGCGGCCTACGGGAAGATCATCCCCAAGGAGATCCTCGACCTTCCGCCGCTCGGCGCCATCAACGTGCATCCGTCCCTGTTGCCGAAGCACCGCGGCGCGTCGCCCATCAGTGCCGCGATCTTGCACGGGGAGACCACCACCGGCGTCACCATTCTGTTCCAGTCCATGGAGCTCGACGCCGGCGACATCATCCTGCAGCGCGTGGTGCCGATCGCGCCGGAGGACACCGCGCGGACGCTGGAGGCCAAACTGGCCGCCGTGGGGGCCGAGGCCCTGGCCGAGGCCCTCCGCCTGATCGCGGAGGGCCGCGCCCCGCGCATCCCCCAGGATCACGCCCTGGCCAGCTATGCCGGAAAACTGGAAAAGGTCCACGGACGGATCGACTGGACCCGTCCGGCGCACGAGCTCGTCAGCCTCGTTCGGGCCATGGATCCCTGGCCCTCGGCGTATACCTGGCACCGCGGCCGACTGCTCAAGGTGTGGCGTGCGCAGGCGGAACCCGGGAAGGGGGCGCCGGGGACCGTCGTGGAGATCCGGCGCGGGGACGGGTTCACCGTCGGTACCGGGGCGGGCCTGCTGCTGATTCTGGAGGTCCAGCCGGAAAGCGGTCGGCGCATGTCGGCCGGGGAGTTCGCGCGCGGTGCCCGCCTGCGGGTGGGCGAGGTCCTGGCGATGTCCCCTCCGGGAAGACCCGGGTCGGCCGAACTGTTATAA
- a CDS encoding zinc metallopeptidase, protein MFFGDPTYVLLLPAIILAVYAQFKVQSTFRRYSEIRSATGYTGAQIALELLRRQGITDVKIEPVQGMLADHYDPRAKVLRLSPDVYGSDSLAAIGVAAHETGHAVQHQVRYAPLALRSAIVPLASYGSSAAWILFLIGLIVSNRALMDLGILIFLGYVLFALVTLPVEFNASARAVQLLQGHGFVLPQEAQGVRAVLNAAALTYVAAAAMAVLQLVRLIALRNMRDD, encoded by the coding sequence ATGTTCTTCGGGGATCCGACGTACGTCCTGTTGCTGCCGGCCATCATCCTGGCCGTGTACGCGCAGTTCAAGGTGCAGTCCACCTTCCGCCGCTACTCGGAGATCCGCTCCGCCACGGGCTACACCGGCGCGCAGATCGCCCTGGAGCTGCTGCGCCGGCAGGGCATCACCGACGTGAAGATCGAGCCCGTCCAGGGGATGCTGGCCGACCACTACGACCCGCGGGCCAAGGTGCTGCGGCTGTCGCCCGACGTCTACGGCAGCGACTCGCTGGCCGCGATCGGCGTGGCGGCGCACGAGACCGGGCACGCCGTGCAGCACCAGGTGCGGTACGCGCCGCTGGCCCTGCGGTCGGCGATCGTGCCGCTGGCCAGTTACGGGTCGAGCGCGGCCTGGATCCTGTTCCTGATCGGCCTGATCGTCAGCAACCGGGCGCTCATGGACCTGGGCATCCTGATCTTCCTGGGCTACGTGCTCTTCGCGCTCGTCACGCTGCCCGTGGAGTTCAACGCCAGTGCGCGCGCGGTGCAGCTGCTGCAGGGACACGGCTTCGTCCTGCCCCAGGAGGCCCAGGGGGTGCGGGCGGTGCTGAACGCCGCCGCGCTGACCTATGTGGCGGCCGCGGCGATGGCGGTGCTGCAGCTGGTCCGCCTGATCGCCCTGCGCAACATGCGCGACGACTAG